One stretch of Nitrososphaerota archaeon DNA includes these proteins:
- a CDS encoding histidine kinase has protein sequence MKKFRYLEYNYGVMEIDAIDELIISALTSDARQDAAQIVDFIRGFNHKITNFEVEFRIDKLIQNKVITNYTITVDPKKIPSRVIRTTLMTFKISQSLPKRIESLKKYLNDAPFVIFSGSTKGGLDWITVRAFPSEQLADQETDIYRNLFGDIIQTYQVYDFVPTKSISLHALSYTKKEHENFLKEWMPPFL, from the coding sequence ATGAAAAAATTTAGATATTTAGAATACAATTACGGGGTAATGGAAATAGACGCAATTGATGAGCTTATCATATCTGCACTGACATCGGATGCAAGGCAGGATGCTGCACAAATTGTAGATTTTATCCGCGGCTTTAACCATAAGATTACTAATTTTGAGGTTGAATTCAGAATTGACAAGCTAATCCAGAACAAGGTAATTACAAATTATACCATCACAGTGGATCCCAAAAAGATCCCATCCAGAGTAATTAGAACCACATTGATGACATTCAAGATTTCCCAGTCACTGCCAAAAAGAATAGAGAGTCTAAAAAAATATCTCAATGATGCGCCTTTCGTGATTTTTTCTGGTAGCACCAAGGGTGGTCTTGACTGGATAACTGTCAGGGCGTTTCCTTCAGAGCAGCTAGCAGATCAGGAAACTGACATTTACCGAAACTTGTTTGGTGATATTATTCAGACTTATCAGGTATACGACTTTGTTCCAACAAAATCAATTTCACTGCACGCATTATCATATACAAAAAAAGAGCACGAGAATTTTCTCAAAGAATGGATGCCACCTTTTCTATAA
- a CDS encoding ParB/RepB/Spo0J family partition protein, translating to MDSFDSSLIEPIEMRMIRPSPFEVRQKIDKNDPDFKSLTKSINEHGLLQPILIRPIQHGFELVAGYRRFEACKTLRWRFIQCKISDISDKQAYEIQISENIQRKALNPIEEAEAFKKYVEEFGWGGIAELAQKINKSSEYISHRMQLLRLDSLARQQIIHKSISASQGMELLGFSTQEQPVLLDRMLKEQLTVKQMRKIRSEKKNPKTLDNKIKPWKLARKSTLILKITLTKMDSLIDEAKKIQDDKSRNQMVSYLMDARYKIHEMIDSSLKVQKEKLRSSRL from the coding sequence TTGGATTCATTTGATTCGAGCCTAATTGAACCAATCGAAATGAGAATGATTAGACCATCCCCATTTGAGGTAAGGCAGAAGATAGACAAAAACGATCCTGATTTTAAATCCCTGACAAAGAGCATCAATGAACACGGATTATTGCAGCCGATTCTAATTAGACCAATCCAGCACGGCTTTGAGCTTGTGGCAGGATATCGAAGATTTGAAGCATGCAAGACGCTTCGCTGGCGATTTATCCAGTGCAAAATCAGCGATATTTCTGACAAGCAAGCATACGAAATCCAGATTTCAGAGAACATTCAGAGAAAGGCACTAAACCCAATCGAAGAAGCAGAGGCGTTTAAAAAATATGTAGAAGAATTTGGCTGGGGAGGAATTGCCGAGCTTGCCCAGAAAATCAACAAAAGTAGCGAATACATTTCGCACAGAATGCAACTACTCAGGCTGGACTCTCTAGCAAGACAACAAATAATTCACAAGAGCATTTCTGCCAGCCAAGGAATGGAATTATTGGGATTTAGCACACAAGAGCAGCCCGTACTGCTAGATAGAATGCTAAAAGAACAACTCACAGTAAAACAAATGAGAAAAATTCGCTCAGAGAAAAAAAATCCTAAAACACTTGATAATAAAATAAAGCCGTGGAAGCTGGCAAGAAAATCGACACTTATTCTCAAAATTACACTAACTAAAATGGATTCTCTAATTGACGAGGCCAAAAAAATCCAAGATGATAAAAGCCGCAATCAGATGGTATCATATTTGATGGATGCTCGCTATAAAATCCATGAAATGATAGACTCTTCACTCAAAGTTCAAAAAGAAAAACTGCGCTCTTCTAGATTATAG
- the pyrB gene encoding aspartate carbamoyltransferase → MNDFYHKDIISVRDFDKTKFEAVFSATDKIIKMDPTQRREVGRGKTLGYLFFEPSTRTRLSFQAAMALIGGTSLGIADVSSSSTKKGESLADTIRMISIYSDVLALRHPLDGSSRFASEISDKPVLNAGSGTEEHPTQAIQDLYTIKKEKNKIDGLKIGIVGDLKYGRTVYSLLYALSNYDVDIRLISPESLKIRSDSIYEIQKKVSLKESTNLDEFIDELDVIYVTRIQKERFPDEEEYQKVRGSYKIGLDVVNNMKENAIILHPLPRVDEISTDVDSTTRAKYFKQAEYGKFTRAALLGLVLNESGF, encoded by the coding sequence ATGAACGATTTTTATCACAAAGACATCATATCTGTACGGGATTTTGACAAGACAAAATTCGAGGCAGTATTTTCTGCAACTGATAAAATCATAAAAATGGATCCAACTCAGCGCCGCGAGGTCGGCCGTGGCAAGACATTGGGATATCTCTTCTTTGAGCCAAGCACAAGAACCCGACTAAGCTTTCAGGCAGCAATGGCACTAATTGGCGGAACCTCGCTTGGAATAGCAGATGTCTCCTCTTCTTCTACAAAAAAGGGCGAAAGCCTCGCAGATACAATTAGGATGATCTCAATTTACTCTGATGTCTTGGCACTGCGTCATCCCCTTGATGGCTCTAGTAGATTTGCATCTGAAATCTCTGACAAGCCAGTACTCAATGCGGGAAGTGGAACTGAAGAGCACCCAACCCAGGCAATCCAGGACCTCTACACAATAAAAAAGGAAAAAAACAAAATTGACGGCCTAAAAATCGGTATAGTAGGAGACCTAAAGTACGGAAGGACTGTCTATTCACTTTTGTACGCTTTATCAAACTATGATGTGGATATTAGATTGATATCGCCAGAATCGCTGAAGATAAGATCAGACTCTATCTATGAAATACAAAAAAAGGTCTCACTCAAGGAATCCACAAATCTGGACGAGTTCATAGACGAGCTTGACGTCATCTATGTCACCAGAATACAAAAGGAGCGATTTCCAGACGAGGAGGAATACCAAAAAGTACGTGGCAGCTACAAAATTGGCCTAGATGTTGTAAACAATATGAAAGAAAACGCAATCATTTTGCATCCACTACCGCGAGTAGATGAGATTTCCACAGATGTCGATTCCACAACAAGGGCAAAATACTTCAAGCAGGCAGAATATGGGAAATTTACGCGCGCCGCACTGCTTGGCCTGGTATTAAATGAGTCTGGATTTTAG